One Labeo rohita strain BAU-BD-2019 chromosome 12, IGBB_LRoh.1.0, whole genome shotgun sequence genomic region harbors:
- the irf9 gene encoding interferon regulatory factor 9 — translation MASGRIRSTRRLRSWIVEQVNSGNYNGLVWDNPEKTMFRIPWKHAGKQDFRTEEDAAIFKAWAEFKGKLGENGSSDPASWKTRLRCALNKSPEFSEVTERSQLDISEPYKVYRLVPLEEQGVEKVKKENGQKPARSSRRKRSESEQDEQQIACKKIKEELIVPQAINMSAQEIIPHTGREITLQAEVETSPLKTDNSTEDIQVNFTIEAVEKRVLHTFHITVYYIGQEVLRREVMGNDVRIAYLPPSPVPPSPPSLNGTSFHRIPLPDPPSDMSSDPSLTPRLLALNKLLPFMKGGIVLTLSGGGIYAMRLCQGRVFWKGPHNTTTGPCKMERGGEPTQLFSKDIFKQELDSFHNGGRQPQSEITLCFGEELHDGDNINDKHIIIKISIPWVESQIEEVKDLRDSFAILKSLASQSPTGEVTLNFELLEQ, via the exons ATGGCATCTGGAAGGATTCGTTCCACGCGTCGCCTGCGTTCCTGGATAGTGGAACAG GTGAACAGTGGGAATTATAATGGCCTAGTGTGGGACAACCCTGAGAAAACCATGTTTCGAATCCCATGGAAACATGCAGGAAAACAGGATTTTCGAACAGAGGAAGATGCAGCTATTTTCAAG GCTTGGGCAGAGTTTAAAGGGAAGCTTGGGGAGAATGGAAGTTCAGACCCTGCATCCTGGAAAACTCGCCTTCGCTGTGCCCTCAACAAAAGTCCAGAGTTTAGTGAGGTCACTGAAAGGTCACAGCTGGACATCTCAGAACCCTACAAGGTGTACCGCCTCGTACCATTAGAAGAACAAG GAGTGGAGAAGGTTAAAAAAGAGAACGGACAGAAGCCAGCGAGGAGCAGCAGGAGGAAACGCAGTGAATCCGAGCAAGATGAGCAGCAGATTGCATGCAAAAAGATCAAAGAGGAGCTTATTGTGCCCCAGGCCATCAACATG aGTGCGCAGGAGATCATCCCACACACAGGAAGAGAGATAACACTCCAAGCAGAGGTGGAGACCAGCCCCTTAAAGACTGACAACA GCACTGAAGATATCCAGGTGAACTTCACCATTGAAGCTGTAGAGAAGAGAG TGCTGCACACATTCCACATAACCGTGTACTACATTGGTCAGGAGGTTCTGCGGCGAGAAGTAATGGGTAATGATGTTCGGATCGCTTACCTGCCTCCCTCACCTGTCCCTCCGTCTCCACCGTCTCTAAACGGCACTAGCTTCCATCGAATCCCTCTCCCAGACCCCCCATCAGACATGAGCTCCGACCCCAGCCTCACCCCACGTTTGCTCGCTCTCAACAAATTGCTGCCCTTCATGAAGGGGGGAATAGTGCTGACCTTGTCAGGAGGAGGCATCTATGCCATGCGCTTGTGTCAGGGACGGGTGTTCTGGAAGGGACCACATAACACCACCACAGGGCCCTGTAAAATGGAGAGAGGAGGCGAGCCCACCCAACTGTTCAGCAAGGATATATTCAAACAGG AGTTGGACTCGTTCCACAATGGAGGAAGACAACCTCAAAGTGAGATCACGCTGTGTTTTGGAGAAGAGCTGCATGATGGAGATAACATCAATGATAAACACATCATCATTAAG ATCTCTATTCCCTGGGTTGAGTCACAGATAGAAGAGGTCAAGGACCTCAGAGACTCTTTTGCAATTCTCAAAAGTTTGGCCAGCCAGTCTCCTACAGGGGAAGTGACACTGAACTTTGAATTATTGGAGCAGTAA